The following are encoded together in the Sphingomonas insulae genome:
- a CDS encoding hemolysin family protein, translated as MAPLPPFPWIDVLIILALVALNGVFAMSELAIVSSRKARLEAMARSGRKGPAAALKLAADPGKFLSSVQIGITLIGILAGAYSGSSLGSPTAARLQLLGLTAQTAETAGFALVIGLTTYASLIIGELVPKQFALRKPETVASLVALPMRYIAVICAPLVWVLDSSSALVFRILGLNRESEDQVTAEELHLIVAEASKSGVIEEHERTIISGVVRLADRPVREVMTPRTEVDWLDCNLGPEGIRDTLLATPHTRLPVAEGSIDAVIGVVQARDIAAALFRGQALDLKTLMRKAPVVIDRIDAMDALIALRQAEVPMALIHDEYGHFEGIVTPADLLAAIAGEFASDTDPDDAPSVVVRDDGSLLVAGTMAADALAERLGIDLPEDRDYATVAGLALAAFRHLPGEGESFEEQGWRFEVVDLDGRRIDKLLVSEV; from the coding sequence ATGGCACCGCTTCCGCCCTTTCCCTGGATCGACGTCCTCATCATCCTCGCGCTTGTCGCGTTGAACGGCGTGTTCGCGATGAGCGAGCTGGCCATCGTCTCGTCGCGCAAGGCGCGGCTGGAGGCAATGGCGCGATCCGGCCGCAAGGGACCGGCGGCGGCGCTGAAGCTGGCGGCCGATCCCGGCAAGTTCCTGTCCTCGGTCCAGATCGGCATCACGCTGATCGGTATCCTCGCGGGTGCCTATTCCGGCTCCAGCCTGGGCAGCCCGACCGCCGCCCGCCTGCAACTGCTCGGCCTGACCGCACAGACCGCGGAGACGGCGGGCTTCGCACTGGTCATCGGCCTGACCACCTATGCATCGCTCATCATCGGCGAACTCGTCCCGAAGCAATTTGCGTTGCGCAAGCCAGAGACGGTGGCATCGCTGGTCGCGCTGCCGATGCGCTACATCGCGGTGATCTGCGCACCGCTGGTGTGGGTGCTCGATTCGTCCAGCGCGCTCGTGTTCCGCATCCTCGGCCTCAACCGCGAATCGGAGGACCAGGTCACCGCGGAGGAGCTGCACCTGATCGTCGCAGAAGCGAGCAAGTCGGGTGTGATCGAGGAGCATGAGCGCACGATCATCTCCGGCGTCGTCCGCCTCGCCGACCGGCCGGTGCGCGAGGTGATGACGCCGCGGACCGAGGTCGACTGGCTCGACTGCAATCTGGGGCCGGAGGGTATTCGCGATACGCTGCTCGCCACGCCGCACACGCGCTTGCCGGTCGCGGAGGGGTCGATCGACGCGGTCATCGGCGTGGTCCAGGCGCGCGACATCGCGGCGGCGCTGTTCCGCGGCCAGGCGCTGGATCTCAAGACGCTGATGCGCAAGGCGCCGGTGGTGATCGACCGGATAGATGCGATGGACGCCTTGATCGCGTTGCGCCAGGCCGAGGTGCCGATGGCGCTGATCCACGACGAATATGGTCATTTCGAAGGGATCGTGACGCCTGCCGACCTGTTGGCGGCGATCGCCGGCGAATTTGCCAGCGATACCGATCCTGACGACGCGCCTTCCGTCGTGGTGCGGGACGATGGGTCGTTGCTGGTCGCGGGCACGATGGCGGCCGATGCCCTGGCCGAACGGCTCGGCATCGACCTGCCCGAGGATCGTGATTATGCCACCGTCGCCGGTCTGGCACTGGCCGCGTTCCGACATTTGCCGGGCGAGGGCGAAAGCTTCGAGGAACAGGGCTGGCGGTTCGAGGTCGTCGACCTCGACGGACGCCGCATCGACAAGCTGCTCGTCAGCGAGGTGTGA